The nucleotide window CTTCCGTACAGATATAAATGGAATTTCTGTACTGCCCAAACTAATCCTAGGCATTCTCTCTCAATCACTGAATAATTTCTTTCCCTCTCCAATAACTTTCTACTAGCATACGCTACAGGAAATAATTCTCCTTCATGTTCCTGTAGTAGGACTGCACCTATCCCTACATCGGATGCATCGGTCCTCAGAACAAATTGCTTATTTACATCAGGAAGCCTGAGAAGGGGTGGATTAATAAGCGCTTGCTTCAGATCATTGAACGCCTTGTCCTGGGCGCTTCCCCAAATCACTCTATTGGGTGAACCCTTCCTCGTCAGGTCCGACAGTGGGGCAACTAGTGCAGAGTAGTTTGGTATATAGTCTCTGTAATATCCCGTGAGACCAAGAAACGACCTGAATTGGGTTTTCGTCTCGGGTTTTGGAGCGTTTTTGATTTTATCAAGGGTACTCTGCTTCGGGCCCAACTTCCCGTTTCCAACTGTGTGGCCCAAGAACTCTAATTTAGTGAACCCTATTTCACACTTACTCGGACGAGCTGTCAGTCCGCTCTCTCTCTCAACGTCTGAAACAACAACTCCAAACACTCTACATGCTCATCCCATGTCTCGGTATGAATCAAAATATCATCCAGATAATTGACAACATTTGGCACATCTCTCAAAATGGTTCTCATTAACCTAGTGAAAACTGCCGGTGCCCCAACCAATCCAAAGGGCATCGTTTTAAATTGCCATAGCCCATCTGGTGTCACAAAGGCAGTCTTCTCTTTTGCTGACTGTGTCATTTCAACCTGCCAATATCCCTTCGTTAGATCGATTCGACTGAAGTACTTGTCATTCGACAATTCCGAGAATATCTCTGTCATGGTTTGCATAGGTTCAGCTTCATACGTGGTTACTTTATTGAGCTTCCTATAATCCACGCAGAATCTCTTCGTGCCATCAGGTTTAGGTACCAACACCACAGGTGAACTATAAGGTGAGTTTGAAGGTTCAATCACTCccatgtcaatcattttcctaACTTCCTCTTGTAACGAATCTCGCATCGAGAGTGGTACTGGGTAAGGCTTTGCTTTGATTGGCTTATCAGTAGTTAACTTGATATCACATTTGAGAACATCAGTTTTGCCAGGTACATCAGTCAGGACATCAGTGAACTTGGATAACACTCGTTTAACCTCGTGGGATTGGCCTACACCTAATTCGTCATTTACGACAACATCCGATGCCGATTCACTCTGATTAGTCTGCAGCGCAGGCAGTTCGAAACAACTTTCCTGCTCCTCATCCTCAGACATTGAAATGACTGTAGTCCCAACCACATTTGACTTGTCCCTACTTATGTACTCTTTCAGCAGGTTTGCATGAAAACTTTTCGACTTCCCATTGACATCGATTGAATAGCTCGCTTCGCCAATTTCACTCAATACGGTGAATGGTCCCTTCCACTGCATCAACAGCTTGTTTTGATCAGTAGGCAAGAGTATCAACACCAAATCACCTGGTTTGAACTTGCGACTTTTAGCCTTCCGGTTATAGTACTTCTTGTACCTCTCCGACGATTCCTGTAACTCTGATCTAGCCAGAGCGCAAGTCTCCTCTAGCCGTTCTCTCAAATCTAGGACATACTGATATGTTGACTTAGTTTCAGGGTTGTCCACTTCAGATGTCCACATCTCTTTCAAAATGGCCATAGGACCTCTCACTGTCCTACCATAGAGTAACTCGAACGGTGCGAAACCTGTGCTGGCTTGCGGAGCCTCCCTATACGCAAATAGTAGTGGTCCTATATAGCGGTCCCAGTCTGACGGTCTCTCCTCACACATGCGCTTTAGCATCCTCTTCAAGGTACCATTGAATTTCTCAACTAGACCGTTGCAGATCGGGTGGTAGGGGGTAGTGGTGAGTTGTCGCAGTGACAGTAATCGACTCACCTCCTTCATCACATCTGAGGTAAACTGTGACCCCCTGTCAGTCAGGATCTCAGATGGGACTCCCACTCTTGAAAATATGTCCACCAAAGCTTCTGCCACTCTCTCAGTATCTATGTTACGCAATGGAACTGCCTCGGGAAACCTCGTTGCATAATCGACAAGTGTTAGGATATACCGATTCCCATGCTTGGAAGTAGGACTGATCGGTCCGACAATGTCTACCGCCACCCTCTTGAATGGTGTGTCAATCAAGGGCATGTGACCCAATGGGACCTTGGTGACCCTTCCCTTATCACATGTTCTCTGGCAAATATCGCATGACTTGCAGTAACGCATTACGTCGGATCCTACACCTGGCCAGTAGAATTGAGACTGAACTCTGTCAGTTGTCTTGGCTATCCCTAGGTGACCCGCCATAATACTGTCATGAGCCAGTTTCATCACTTGATTTCTGAACTTTTCGGGTACAACCAATTGGTCACTAGGCTTGTCATTCCCCGAAACTTTGCGATATAGAATATCATTCCTTAAAATGAATTCGGAGATCCCCTCTTTACCTTTCAGTGGTCTGGGATTCCCAACATGCTTGAAGCAATTTTTGAGGGTTGAATCCTCCTTCTGAGCTTGTCTCAATTGCTCAGGTGTTACGTCATCCATATGAACATTAGCCGTTTTTAGgggtttcagattttcatttcGTTTTTGCTTTTGTGCACGTGTCTCTACGGCACCTCCAATATCTGAGTCATCGCCTACTTCATCACTTGGAATCCTTTGATCCGCAGCGACTTCCGGTTCATCACGTGACTCAACACTGGTTCCTATTTCAACACTAGCTGTTTCTTCCACATTGTGAGGTTCACACTGCTCACTTGGAACTTCTTTTACACTCCAATCTGGGTCGGGATTCTCAGGACCTCGAACACCAGGAACATTCCCAATTATTAAGTCATACACTGGCCTCTTCATACAGAGAGCCTTGAGGGATCCTGTGAAAAAGGGCGTGTCCACCGCCACGATAGCTTCTGGAATCTTCCTCACTGTACCGTCAATTAGTACACACAGTTGATCTACACCGGTCAACTGATCATTGGAGATCAAATTTCTCCTAACAATGACACCAGAACACCCGCTATCGCGTAACACTGACACCTTCCTCCCTTTAAGACAGCCCTCAACCACCGGCATGCGCTCCTTAACATCTGACAAAATTTTCTCAGTAATGTCGGTAGGCTCCTCACACGCCGCACTGACTATTGGGATCTCGTGACCACACGCTAAATTAATTGAATAGCTGTCACTCTCCTTGATTTGTTTCATCAAACACAGATTCGCGGATTGTCCGCTACGATGATCTTTTTGCGACCCATCGCTCAATCCTAGCTTGTCGGGTTTGGCATTTTCAGTCGCAACCGCCGATTGCGCTTTAAACCTCTGCCTGCAATCGTTTGCCTTATGCCCCAATTTCCCGcaaacaaagcattttatggCTGAACGCGTGTTTCTGTTTTCACCCGCGTCCACAATTTTGGTTTTGTATTCCTGACTGTTGGGGTTACCGTCAGGTTTTTTCCCATTTCCCTGATTTGGCTGGAAgaattttacacatttttcaaGATCCCTGTGATGCGCTTCTAAGTATTTGTCAGCCAGCTCTGACAGCGCTTTAGAAGTCTTGCAATCATGTTCTCTCAGGAATAATGCCAATTCCTTGCTGCATACATTTAGGAACTGCTCCCGCAACATGAGATCTGAAAATTCCTCGAACGTTTTGTTAATTCCGCCCATTTCCAACCATCTGGCCATATAATTTTCCAACCTTGCCATGTATTGAATTGATGTTTCTCCCTTTTTGGGCCTTTCTCGTCTGAATTTCTGACGGAAGCCTTCCTCTGTGAATTGAAATCGTTTCAACAGGGCTTTCTTTAGCTTTTGATAATCTTGTGAGTCATCGGGTGGCAGCCTAGAGTAAACACGGAGACTTTCTCCCTTTAGACACAGACTCAAATTTAATGCCCATTGTTCCTCTGGCCACTCTTGCGCTGTTGCGAATCGCTCGAAGCGCAGCAAGTATGCGTCGAGGTCTTCCTTCTCATCAAAGTGAGGCATTTTGGGCGTGGGGATTCTACTTGGCTCGCGGCTTGAAGTGGAGCTACGGGAGGAATTCAaatcggcattgccattgctATTTTGCTGCAACTCAGCTTGCTTTTCAAGTTTAGCCAATTcaaacattctttgtttttccgCCTCAGCCCTTTCCTTTTCCGCCTCAGCCCTTTGCTTTTCCGCCTCAGCCCTTTGCTTTTCCGCCTCAGCCCTTTCTTGTTGCCTTTCGTCACGAGCGATCTGCTGCTGCTCTTTGACGAATTTTAAGAGTTCGCCACCCGTAAGACCCATTTTAGCCCCCAACTCAGTTAATTCTCTAATATCCATCATTCAGTCAGGCAAACACATGTACCaataacaatatatcaaatatatatggtTTCAGAAACCTCTCAGTTTTGTAAGTCACTTCGGGATATACTCCTTTCAGGTGTTTTACACTTTTCCCGTTTTGTTTCTATCTTTTAAAAAATTCCCGTTTTGTTTCTATCTTTTAAACAATTCCCGGATAAGCCCCCATTAattgtcacaacttccgtgggataatacaaaatggcaccctctagcgcccctctgttgcgaccccgggtttttcctttggccttcaaagccgataaaaataaaattttagatagattcagggaagtaaactcaaaggaccaaaagactactgagaggtttctgaaagttaacaaaatcgatatatttacaatgatacgatctctactgatttgtacaaggattattggtactagaaatttggaatattacagacagattttacaagattatacggccgttaaatttttaaaagattacttaacttatcttacgcggcgcgtgccggctctcggttcctttcgtagctgttctgacctccttgcgtcaccaacaacgatgtcgggatttctccctcgtaggctggtatcccgtgacttggtcaggagcaaaaccgttccccgctggtccaattcgactcaacgtttgtatcccaaggatggcttcctcctgggtgaactccgaaaaactctgccgaagtcacgcctgtcccggttaaacgacgcaccaatcttataaacaaacagtccaccggttcctccgtccgtcccctcgattaatcttttatctcagatgaatttctttttacaatagatcggaaaactcTGAACTAAACTCTCCctcaccgaaaatatctcttcttatatatagccgggtttaatctcccgaaagttcttttccaggaatcctgacggaaaaacatcgagaatcatccatgtctcgaagatacgactgatagtgcatcgttcattggtcgacgatatccggtcacctgctaaaaattacttcccgtatgttctggaaatttgcactcgttaataccgaatagcgccatcatttctcgacgcttccagaaaaaaacgcacaagttgtcagtcacgacgagtgacctacttatcaccctgaccagcgtatactgaatacacgtacaatgaacACAGTCGTTCGTGacagtcgtgcatacaacttttcaaatcctggctaagcctgtgacttttaatgaatttctgtgggtcaaactcaaagctattttgaatggaaaaaaattgtgaagatattaacaagaaaaaaactctaattcggaagattcctacattagcaactaacatgttttcacctcattttgtctcaaaagaaaacttgttcctagtttcccaatttgcgcattggatattgcagtgctagtatgcatattttcctttgggggggggaggggggggtgatgAAGTGATGTGtattacacaaataagataatacaataagagttataaagggtactaaatgtaaggctgcatcagtccaatcgaatttctgcaaagtgccctttgatgtcggttccccctcccccagattaaaagtgcttccgccgcccttgacctggacatccccaacatgagtgtatattttctttttcatggatggtggggggggggggtgcctacaagcctagaagaaCAGGTttgtcatattctttgttatattctaaacattttttgtgagacaaattgcagtctcacccgacacagcgacattatcccgcctacgtgtcgttaaacaatgtatgtttttttttctggaggtagctgaatactgtgttaaaataataaattaggtaactaaataggagcttaaaaaatatactgtcccatttttccccttcaaagtgatgttaccattttttcttcttctaatttaccaaatttttgggaaagtgtaaatttctaaaacgtgagattataaaa belongs to Apostichopus japonicus isolate 1M-3 chromosome 4, ASM3797524v1, whole genome shotgun sequence and includes:
- the LOC139967098 gene encoding uncharacterized protein, with protein sequence MARLENYMARWLEMGGINKTFEEFSDLMLREQFLNVCSKELALFLREHDCKTSKALSELADKYLEAHHRDLEKCVKFFQPNQGNGKKPDGNPNSQEYKTKIVDAGENRNTRSAIKCFVCGKLGHKANDCRQRFKAQSAVATENAKPDKLGLSDGSQKDHRSGQSANLCLMKQIKESDSYSINLACGHEIPIVSAACEEPTDITEKILSDVKERMPVVEGCLKGRKVSVLRDSGCSGVIVRRNLISNDQLTGVDQLCVLIDGTVRKIPEAIVAVDTPFFTGSLKALCMKRPVYDLIIGNVPGVRGPENPDPDWSVKEVPSEQCEPHNVEETASVEIGTSVESRDEPEVAADQRIPSDEVGDDSDIGGAVETRAQKQKRNENLKPLKTANVHMDDVTPEQLRQAQKEDSTLKNCFKHVGNPRPLKGKEGISEFILRNDILYRKVSGNDKPSDQLVVPEKFRNQVMKLAHDSIMAGHLGIAKTTDRVQSQFYWPGVGSDVMRYCKSCDICQRTCDKGRVTKVPLGHMPLIDTPFKRVAVDIVGPISPTSKHGNRYILTLVDYATRFPEAVPLRNIDTERVAEALVDIFSRVGVPSEILTDRGSQFTSDVMKEVSRLLSLRQLTTTPYHPICNGLVEKFNGTLKRMLKRMCEERPSDWDRYIGPLLFAYREAPQASTGFAPFELLYGRTVRGPMAILKEMWTSEVDNPETKSTYQYVLDLRERLEETCALARSELQESSERYKKYYNRKAKSRKFKPGDLVLILLPTDQNKLLMQWKGPFTVLSEIGEASYSIDVNGKSKSFHANLLKEYISRDKSNVVGTTVISMSEDEEQESCFELPALQTNQSESASDVVVNDELGVGQSHEVKRVLSKFTDVLTDVPGKTDVLKCDIKLTTDKPIKAKPYPVPLSMRDSLQEEVRKMIDMGVIEPSNSPYSSPVVLVPKPDGTKRFCVDYRKLNKVTTYEAEPMQTMTEIFSELSNDKYFSRIDLTKGYWQVEMTQSAKEKTAFVTPDGLWQFKTMPFGLVGAPAVFTRLMRTILRDVPNVVNYLDDILIHTETWDEHVECLELLFQTLRERAD